The nucleotide window GACGGCCAAGGTGGCTCAAAGAGAATTCAAAGAAAATAAACATTCTGCCTTGTTTAAGTTTGTGGGGTCGATGATTCCGAATACGGCAAAACAGAGGATAGATTGGTGATTACGTATCCAAGAAAGTTCTGTGATGAGTAAAAAATTACCGGTTGATAAAAAACTTTTTCATGAAATAAAATCATTGATTGAAGAAGGTCGTCAGCAGGTAGCTGTGACGGTAAACGCTGCTATGAGCATGCTTTACTGGCGGATAGGTAAACGGATCAATCAAGAGGTCTTACAAGATAAACGGGCTGAATATGGTAAACAGATTGTCGTATCACTGGCACGACAATTAGAGGAGGAGTATGGTAGCGGATGGGGTGAGAAACAATTGAGACATTGTCTCCGTTTTGCCGAGGTTATTCCTGATCAAGAGATTGTATACACACTGTGTAGACAATTGAGTTGGTCTCACCTTAGGATTCTTTTTTTCATAGAAGACCCCCTCAAACGAGCCTTTTATATCGAGATTTGCAAGTTGGAAAAATGGAGTGTGCGCACCTTTCGGGAACGCATAAACTCAATGCTCTATGAGCGCACTGTTATTAGTAAAAAACCAGAAGAAACAATTAAAAATGAGCTCCAGCAACTTGAGAATACTGGAAAAATTACACCAGAGCTTGTTTTTAGAGATCCTTATTTTCTCGACTTTCTCGGCCTCAAAGATACTTACTCCGAAAAAGATTTAGAATCTGCCATTGTAACGGAGTTACAGCGTTTTATTATAGAACTTGGATCCGATTTTGCTTTTTTAGCCCGCCAAAAACGTATCACTGTCGATAATAGGGATTATTACATTGATCTACTTTTTTATCACCGTCGACTCAAATCGCTTGTTGCTATTGATTTAAAAATTACCGAATTTGATGCCGCCTATAAAGGGCAAATGGAGCTTTATCTGGCATGGCTTGAAAAGTATGAAAGTGTAGATGGCGAAAATTCACCCATCGGCTTGATTTTGTGTGCGGGAAAAAATCCAGAACATGTTGAGTTGCTGAGTTTACACAAAAGTAATATTAAAGTAGCAGATTATCTCACCGAGTTGCCTCCTAAAGAATTATTGTTAGACAAACTACACAAAGCGATTGAGATTGCCCAGAACCGACTCGATGCTTTAGAAAAATAGAAATTTTAAAGAGGATTCTATGTCCGAAGAAACTAATATCTACCGTGACCAACGCATCCAAAAAGCCGAAGACATGCGCCAGAAGGGCATTTCTCCGTATCCCAATGATGTGAGTCCCAAACATCTGGCGAAAGATCTTCTTACTGAATACGATCCTAAAACTGTGGAAGAACTGGAAAAAATATCGGAGACTTTTTCGCTCGCAGGTCGGGTAATGGCGCTGCGCTCCTTTGGAAAAGCCGCCTTCATTCAACTGCAAGACCGTAGCGGACGTTTTCAGATCTTCATACAAAAAGGCACGGTGAGTGATGCGGAGTTTGAGCTTTTTAAGACCTTGGACATTGGGGATTTTATTTTTGTATCGGGGCATTTGTTTCGCACCAAAACCAATGAACTGACGCTGAAGGCCCATCAGTTTCGTCTGACGGTAAAATCCCTGCGGGCCCTCCCCGAAAAATGGCATGGTCTGACCGACGTCGAAACCCGCTATCGTCAGCGCTATGTGGATTTGATGGTGAATGAAGAAGTCAAAAACACCTTTGTGACCCGCTCCAAGATCATTCAATTTATCCGCCAGTTTTTTGTAAAACGTGAGTTTCTGGAAGTCGAAACGCCCATGATGCATCCCATCCCGGGCGGCGCCGCGGCACGTCCTTTTGTGACGCACCATAATACCTTGGATG belongs to Deltaproteobacteria bacterium and includes:
- a CDS encoding DUF1016 family protein; the encoded protein is MSKKLPVDKKLFHEIKSLIEEGRQQVAVTVNAAMSMLYWRIGKRINQEVLQDKRAEYGKQIVVSLARQLEEEYGSGWGEKQLRHCLRFAEVIPDQEIVYTLCRQLSWSHLRILFFIEDPLKRAFYIEICKLEKWSVRTFRERINSMLYERTVISKKPEETIKNELQQLENTGKITPELVFRDPYFLDFLGLKDTYSEKDLESAIVTELQRFIIELGSDFAFLARQKRITVDNRDYYIDLLFYHRRLKSLVAIDLKITEFDAAYKGQMELYLAWLEKYESVDGENSPIGLILCAGKNPEHVELLSLHKSNIKVADYLTELPPKELLLDKLHKAIEIAQNRLDALEK